One window of Nicotiana tomentosiformis chromosome 11, ASM39032v3, whole genome shotgun sequence genomic DNA carries:
- the LOC104104206 gene encoding zinc finger protein SHOOT GRAVITROPISM 5-like, protein MLDNSSSSPVGPSSSSEAFNNSAENSGVSNRRKRRPAGTPDPDAEVVSLSPKTLLESDRYICEICNQGFQRDQNLQMHRRRHKVPWKLVKRETPQVKKRVFVCPEPTCLHHDPCHALGDLVGIKKHFRRKHSNNKQWVCEKCSKAYAVQSDYKAHLKTCGTRGHSCDCGRVFSRVESFIEHQDTCTVRSSSSTRPDLQPLQAGCSSRTASSTSPSSDTNFSSIAPNLPRLTIMPLPNNSDQHNEFPSSNNNDQQHNLELRLLPSSIACPSRTSDHENQAPHLKLSIGSSTRDSILVSKDHKELNLAMAEKAYAEEARRQAKRQIEFAELEFANAKRIRQQAQAEIERAQNLKEEATKRISSSILEITCHACKNKFQETDESSPAMSYMSSATTEAEGEH, encoded by the exons ATGTTGGACAACTCTTCTTCTTCACCCGTTGGTCCATCTTCCTCTTCTGAAGCTTTCAATAATTCTGCAGAAAACTCTGGGGTTTCTaatagaaggaaaagaagacctGCTGGTACTCCAG ATCCAGATGCAGAAGTGGTTTCACTTTCGCCCAAGACTCTGTTGGAATCAGATAGGTATATATGTGAGATCTGTAACCAAGGTTTTCAAAGGGACCAAAACCTTCAGATGCACAGGAGAAGGCACAAGGTGCCATGGAAGTTAGTGAAGAGAGAGACACCACAAGTTAAGAAAAGGGTATTTGTGTGTCCAGAGCCAACTTGTTTGCACCATGATCCATGTCATGCCCTTGGAGATCTTGTTGGGATAAAGAAACATTTCAGGAGAAAACACAGTAATAATAAGCAATGGGTTTGTGAGAAATGTTCTAAAGCTTATGCTGTTCAGTCTGATTACAAAGCACATCTCAAGACTTGTGGTACTAGAGGCCATTCTTGTGACTGTGGTCGCGTATTTTCCAG AGTGGAGAGTTTTATTGAGCACCAAGATACTTGCACTGTAAGGAGTAGTAGTAGTACTAGGCCAGATTTGCAACCATTGCAAGCTGGTTGTTCTTCAAGAACTGCTTCAAGCACTAGCCCTTCAAGTGATACAAATTTCAGCAGCATTGCCCCTAATTTACCAAGATTGACAATAATGCCTCTGCCTAATAATTCTGATCAGCACAACGAATTCCCTAGTAGTAATAATAATGATCAGCAGCATAATTTGGAACTTCGCCTTTTACCATCTTCAATTGCATGTCCCTCAAGAACCAGTGAtcatgaaaatcaagcaccccaTTTGAAATTGTCAATTGGATCATCTACTAGAGATTCAATATTGGTGTCAAAAGATCACAAGGAACTGAATTTGGCAATGGCTGAAAAGGCTTATGCTGAGGAAGCAAGAAGACAAGCAAAGAGGCAAATTGAATTCGCAGAGTTGGAATTTGCTAATGCAAAGAGAATCAGACAACAAGCACAAGCTGAAATTGAAAGAGCTCAAAATTTGAAAGAGGAAGCTACAAAGAGAATAAGCTCTTCAATCTTGGAAATCACTTGCCATGCTTGCAAGAATAAGTTTCAAGAAACTGATGAGTCTTCTCCAGCTATGAGTTACATGTCTTCTGCAACAACTGAAGCTGAAGGAGAGCATTAA